The DNA sequence TAACTTAAAGCCCTGAAATCTTTGTCAGACTCTCAAATATTCATATTGGTGTTGGCCTCAAAAATCCAAATCTGATACCAGtgtgtttaaaataaataatcttttGCTATGTTTCACCAGcagtatactactatccctgtgtGGATATGATTGCTGTCACTGTTGTattgtctggctcaggttaaactttttgtaaaacatgaacaaacacaaacaataaatgCTACAGAACTTTTTTTTACTATCCAGTCTGACAGTCTGTCATAAccgaaaaagaacataaataaactcctttttaaagtagattttctttgtggctaaattacgtggtatcagatcggtgcataaactccagtactttctgataccagcattttaggcgtTAACGGAGgcttttccgatactggtatcggcatcggaacatctctagtagCAATGAAGTGAATGTAAATGAAGTGGATAGAAAAAGTCTGTCAGGAGTTGATGCTTGTCTTCTGCTTGTCATTTTGTCTTTTGGTACTCCAAGTAAAGAAAGTAGCAAGTATGAAAAAACTTGTCCGGTTGCAATGAGTTCTTGATATTACAAATTTGTGTTTTAACAACAAgcaatgtgtctgtgtatctgccCCTTTCCCAGGCCACTGACGTCCCACCGCCTCCTCCCAGCCGAAGCGATACTTCCCCAGCCGAGCAACAGAACGGCGTCAACGAGGGTTTCCAGCTCTTCCTCAGCGTGCTTAACAAAGGCGTGGATTTCGACTTCCTCAACAGGATCGTCACCAATGACAGCGAGGACCTTCCTTTAGGCGAGGAGCTCCTGAACATTCACCCCGCTGCTGCGGAGAACCAGTCCGACCCACCCTTCGGGAGCGAGAGCGAGCGATTGAATGGTGGAGTGTCGCTGCCAGGCCACAGTCGGACCAACAGCGGAGAGAGGAAGACTGACCCGCCCAGTCAAGAGAGATCCCTCAATGAGACCCTACCTGATGATGGAGAGAAGAAGGACGACAGAGGAGAAGCAAATAGTCAATCCAGGTCTCCCTCGGCAGGGAAAAACAATAAGAAGAGCGAAGAAGAAAAACCAAAGGTGGATGAGCAGAGCGCACAGCTCCAGAACATTCTTAAAACCCTGGGGCTGAGCCTGGAAGTGGAAGAGATGAGCAAACTAGCAGACCGGACTCAGGAGAGGCTGTATGGTAAGAAGCATGGAGACAGAAGGGCTGACCGCAGAGGGGAGCAGGAGAGTCAGCAGAGGGGCTCCCAAAGGCATTACAGtcactcctcctcttcttccaggtCCACTAGGCCTAGAAGCTTTAGTCCCAGCCCCTCTCGCCGTCGGTGCTCCCACAGCAAAGACTCCAAGCGAAGGTCTGAACACAGCCACTCGAGAGAAAAAAGCAGAGACGGACCGACATGCCAAGACCATAACCGGGACAGAAGAGAAGCACAGAGGTGCAGGGACGAAGACCGAGACGGAGAATACCTCACAGAAATCTCTACTTATCAACCTCCATATCCAATGTATCCCCAGCCCCACCCTAGTGCTTTTTCTGAATATTCAGCCTACAGTTTGTCCCAGGACTCGGAGCACACTGCTTACCACAGCGGCACTTACAGCGCTGCTACAGACTCTTACTGGACACATACTCAGGATGCCATTCCTCGCTCCCTTTATCCCAGCGAGGGTCCTTATCCACAAAACACCTACTGTCCCTTTCCTGGCTCCGTCGTGGCACCTAACGTGGTTTACCCTCATCGCAGATCTCTCAAAGACATGAACTGGTTTGTGAATCCTGACCTGTCTCAGAGCGAAGGCCAAAGTGGATCTGTTTCTGGCCTTCGCTGCCTGCAGGTCATCAAGACTAAGACCACCGAGAGCAATTTAAAGCAACTCACATCAGGCAAAATGCGAAGGGGGACCGCGGAATCTAAGTTGAAGAGCAGACGTAAACGCTGGGCAAGGAAAAAACAGCTTcgaaaaatggcaaaaattgcAGCAAAACAAGAGAAACAGAGTGCAAATTCGGTGGAGGTGGAGAAGGCTCTACAGCTCGATGAAGATGACTCGGAAGCCGAGCTGTcggaagaagaaaaacagccGCCAACAGAGACGGAAATAAAGGCGAACCTGAGGAAAACGGTTGGTTCCTAATCCATCTCATTTTAGGAGGTTAGGTTAGGGAGGTTTTGTCCCATTAGTCCGTATGATTGTTAGCAGgatatatcaaatatatattaaaGATGGATTTCAATataatttgctgaaaagttggGCCATGAGCTAAGCATCAAGTGAAACAATTCATTTGTGGATCAAGTCCCAATCAATGTAGACAGAAAATTGTAAACTAAAAGATATTTACGTTTATGTGTTACATGCATATGTATTTTGGTTTCTATTAGAGTTACAGTAAGCCATTTAAAAGTGTTGGCATCATATTAATACATTCATTGATTAATCGTTAAAATGTATCatgcaaaaatggcagaaaaagcTGTTTTCAGCCTCAGAAATATGGAGATatccttttttctgttttatatcatattaaatatgaatatcttttggacaaaacaaggcaTTTAAAGTCATTAAAAATCACCTCAGACTTTGACAAaactaggattttttttttactgttttctgaCATTAATCTAGAAattaatcagcagattaatagATAATGAAAATCATTCttggttgcagccctactatACATAGGATTTCTCAACATTTTCAGACAGGgactttttttaaagcattattAATATTTCCTCATGGGTGTACCTATAGGGGGGTGTGTACGCACCTACATAGTTGAATTTTTTTGTACTCATTTATCCTGTGATTGTATATCACCATTTTTGTGTAAGCCGCCCCTGCTACAGAAGAAATGTCACAATAATttctatatttcttttatttcaagCTTGAATTATTTAACCAGAAGGTGAAGCAAAAAGTGCCACAGCCAGCCATCTTCCTGACCCCTCAGATtgagtaaagtaagtaaagtgtGAGAACACtgacttgtgtgtgtctgtctctgttcatTAAGGAATTGAAAGCTTGATAAATGTTCCCACTCATTTTTAGGCACTCATCAAATGAAATAGTAGCTAATTTTCTACTCCAATAATTTACCAGTACCCATATATGATGATATATGTGTTATGTTTAGTTATATTCTGCTCCATTTTAGGGGTAAAACATacttaacaaaacataaacagatttccctgacattagttatttgtagttatttatgataatgcagtttaaaaataaacttgtttgttttattgtcagaacaaaggaacatcaaaatatattaaagttctgataaataaaatgtataaaaatacaaacttaagatatggaACTTAAAGTCCTTAGAACAAAAACactaacaataacaaaaaatcaaagagtgttgccaacagggaggttgtagagctccctctggtggacaaactatgcaacgccaacactcagaacatggttgaaggggggtttcgtccgtttttattttattttttaaatatttacatttatcagaataatttatcggccattataaataccgatggaaaatgcctaatatcggcccgcTGATATATCGGTCAGGCTCTAGTTGTCACAAAGCTAAATATGTGTTCGTTCTTCGTTGTGCTGGCTCTCGCTGGATTGTTGTTTTGGAAGAATAAGGTATGGTAGTGGATGTTTAATTTGTGCGACAGCAATAACGCAATGGTTGGCACAGAGAAAATGGCTGTGTAGTGTCCGAAAGTGTTTTTTCAATTTACCGCTGAGCTCCCTATATAGAACTCCCCGATACAGCAGGTAGGGAGTAGTGAACGAGTGAATGATTCCGGACACAGCCAATGTCTGAAATGGATAGTGTTTTTGAATAAAGTCTTTTAGGGCTGGATctgaatatttgaatattcgTTCGATGGGTAGGTAGGCAGGCCTATTAGATTTTCAATTTGaggatttaaatattttttttactttttttttatgtacacgCAGGCTGAAATTCACTGTGTTGTTTTGTAGGGATTAAGCTGCTAGCTAATCCGTATTTTCCACCgggccattcaagtcaatgtttGATATTCCACCACCCGCGCCGTGGTGCGTCCCAGGAGCATTCAGACAGTCGGGGAGGACGTGAAACAGCAAGAGTGTCCAGTCAATTTAATATGCGATCAGTTCAGGCAGGAAAGACGCTCtgcttctgagacgctcccggtgtgtTATGGAGCGTTGCGGAGGATGGAACGCAGCcagaacgcagcacagacgtgCCCAGTGGAAAATGTGGTTAAATGTGTGCTGGAAGCGAGCAGTCTGTGTGTAGAGGTCTGTATGGTTACACTGTAGTAGCCTGGTGTCGTTTTCAGGCGATTTGATAAAGGTAAACATAGTACGGCCGTGCATAATGCCAATACAGTGAGGCGCTGGCTGGCTGAGCATTCATTTACACACACTGCGTCGGTCGTACTGTTAAGCGGTGGCTATCAGAAAATGTAAACACTACTGTATGAGGTTAAAATACGAAACACAtgcactgaactgcccaggaTTTTGTGTCCTGCaactaggggtgggcgatatatatcgtttacgataatatcgtcattgttgtgttaacgatgtgcaaattgacattgagtatttaaattacttagaaaaaaaccccttcaaaacacgcattggaacgctacacattcactcatgtcaacaaagatggcggcacGCAATTGTGCAGCGGctactagctctcctgtcggtgtatatttataaaAGTACAGCCatactgaactaatcaatataggactacgagccctttgtttattattatgatttcatcttgcttgtatgctgcacaatttacattacagcagaggtgaacaactgaatgtgtactcaagagttcaatgttcctacactagttcagttagtattagtatagtattagtattttgtctttgaattgtttttacttgaatacttacattttaaagaaaataaatgagaactgttttcattcaacattgtgcccattattatcGTCATtgattaagtaactcagacttttaaaaacacatttttaaaggatattGTCTAATTATCGTTATTGGCAAAATCGGCAAAAATATCGATATtcttttttgtccatatcgcccacccctacctGCAACAATAAAGCAGTCGTTTCAACTCTCGCTTTGTCTCTTTTCGTTCTCTCATTTTccgtgaaataaagctgccttcaggtgcggTTGGTTTGCCCCACCGCTGCTGCCGCCACCTAATCTTTGAATATTCACTGTTGAAAAGcaccgaagcttcgaagctcAAAAAATGGTTTTCGGTACAGCCCTAAAGTCTTCATAAGCTGCATGATGATTTAAATGGAAATTTGTTCAGCAGCATTGAGTAACTGTCGTTTGGTCTTGTGTGGTTATAATTTTGTTCTCCTTTTTCCGTAGATCTGTGGAGTGTTACGACTATCTGGTACTTTGAACTTGCTGTGAGCCCCGACAGACCATTTGGACCTTATCGTGTtcaacattcattcattcaaccatTTAGTATTGGAGTCACATTTTCAGATTTGTACTGAATCATCCTCGAACGGGAACTAGAAGTAAATGAAATCTTccttaaaataatatttttgtgtcattaaagtggctatatttaactttcagtttgtgttgattctagcggccgctttggacaacAGCAGTAGTGCTTTTACCTCTGCTGCTGTCGTCAAGGTCTTTTCTCTATTGGTATTTATTGCCCACAgtagattactgagttagcATTACCAGGAGGTCAGAAAACCATTAATTtacaagagagaaaagagaatatgttacagatgtagcaaccaacgtagtaataacttagattaatattgcgcatttcatgaaacccacggacgCTTGACACAAGTACGgggggggacaagggaaaagaaaatagtaagccaacacaaacacgtaGTAAAAGGAATATAACGTCTGTGCTAAATGGAAGGAATGAACGTATATCTAGGCGTTACTTACGCATAACACAGCGCAGTAAAGTTATTGAATGAAATAGAATTGCACATTACCTGAGTTTGCCAATCTGGTGAacgcaaatttttttttttttttttttttttttttattttagttgttccttcttttctgtgatggtcctgccccagtaacagccataactacagcagataacttctaaaataaaattaggcttatataaagaaatctcctgctaccttttacctggctggatactcaCTAACGTAGGCTTTTCTGGTGTTACTCCGAAATCTGtgaaaaactatataaaaacagcgttcttttcactgttggtCTCTTTtcctgttacaggtcatttatgatcatcggATGGAGAAATACAcaatttcagaaacatttaaaagttacatatagtcactttaattGCCAGTCTGTGTTTAGGACCGGTTTTTACCCATTTCAGCACTACATTTCTACGAATATCACTACTTTGTAACTCTCTTTCTATACTGCCGTTTTTCTCTTGGTGCTGTATGAATTTGattaaacaaaatatgttttgcaggctctgttgtagtttgtaatatatatttatatcatgTTCTCAGGAACGCCTTAAGGGACTTGTTTGAAATTTGGCACAAAACATCCCCTTGGACTCAAGGATAAACTGATTAGATTTTGGTGGTCAGGAGTTCAAAATTGACTgactgaaactgtgttttctatCAGAATCCGCTTTATTGGCTTAGCATgtgaacacatacaaggaatgtATCTGCGTTTGTTTCTCCCAATGAACTAACACACTGATAGAAATGAAGCAGAACAAGAACAACCGAGCTTAACAAAGTCAAGTCAACgcggctcagtggttagcactgctgcTTCACAGCttccaggcctttctgtgtggagtttgcattttCTTTCCCTGTTTTGTTCAAATTAGTTTATTAGGATAAACCCATTGAGATGGatcatctcgttttcgagggagtcccaacatataacacaataattACATAACGAGAAGTATAAAatctaaacaaaaacaaatcgcAACACCACCTGCATATGTTCATCAATACATTACAACCACCAAAAGGCCAAGAAGGccaatttcatttcatttatttatttattcacaataCCGCTTCAAACATTACAATAATACAGCTGGGGTACAAGATCAATTGGGTAGAGTGAATGGGTCCCCCAAAGAAGCTAGAAAAGCttatagttagcctgtatgctagcggacattagaaaggtaaacactgctcagagacttattaggcgacgtggtcactcactactatgggcattttttagaggcccatttacgatatagaaggtaaatatacactggaatatttccataagggccttttacatattgaaaaacgttgataataacatgtatatgcctgtttatggtgaaaataagcgatttatttcaagatagcatatTTGCCCTATAGGGTTACACTGTAGAGTCATCTGACgttggtatccaatatggcctccatgatttgagttggccacactctctatataaagggcgctagctgccgtcattcgagcgactcgctccTATACCTCATTAGCTGTTCAATTCACCTGACAATCAATAGCTGCAGTTACTACAACAGTAATTTATCAGAACGTTGAATGTAaactcccccccccaaaattcTCAGAATAAACAGCGAGGACATGACCAACGTGTCCACTGTTGGTAATAATAGCATAGTGTTCTCTCCATTTATTATTCATTCCAACTTTCTTTTGTAGGATAAATAATGATattattttttgaaatactcTTAAGTTGATTGGCTAATGCAATGTATGATCCGAGGACTTCTGGGTAATGAACGCTGTCAGTAGTATACCATGAAATGAAACAATCACATTCACGTATGTGTCAACATTTATTCATACAGTAGACTATCCTAAGTAGGACATGATAACACACCCAAAGTATGAAGTACAAGAGGCTGTCTATGGGTTGTAAAATGGAGTTAACACCACAGATATGTTTTACTTTTCCGAAATCGTATGCCTTTGCCAACAGTATTGGTGCTAATACCAACACTACAGACAGCAGTGATGCACCTCTACAatcaaacaaatacagtttGGGCTTGCAGCTCAAGTGAACTTTCAACAACATCTACATTTTGCTGCAAAGTAAAAATAATGACTTTGAACAAAACCAGAACAATAACTTCCAAATAAATTACTCAGTCTTTGCAACACCATGACTCACATCTTCTGATGTGTTGCTGTAGTTGATACTATTATAAATAGGAGAGTGGTTCGCGCTTGAATCTAAAGTTCATCTTTCTCCTCTCCCTGACAGAAGCATGCTGCTCTCTGGCCGTTCATGTAGGGTCTGCAGCCCAGAGTCCACACTGTGTTGAACAAGGTGTCTGCTACCGTTTCACATGCTGAGGAgagaaagggacaaaaacaggAACGGCAGTCAGTACGGAGCAGTAGTTCCAAGTCCAAGTTCAAAATAACTTTAGTTTATAACGGTCTATAGACCCAAAATAGCATGTACACATACATGAACTGTGTGGACAGGATATGGATGATATATGGATGATAATTTGCATATGGATGATAATTTCTTTGGCTTTTTGGACCACATGCTTTTcccaaataaaacacaattctCACTGCTGAACTCCAGTTATTCTGGAGCAGACCTTCACGATGCTGTTCAGAGTACGCACTAAAGAAGGTATTGTTCGACATTTTCTGAGATTTACTCAGCATACAGTTCATTTCATAGTACGCTGGATTATCAGTAGGCCTACTTGACAGGTTTTAAGCGCTTGAGCATTGTAGTCATTTGTATAGGGATCTCAAGAAttcttttcatttaaatattagGCGATTTGTTTCGGGACGTTTGGATCTCTTCAAAAGGGTTTTATACATTACGTTAAGGGCGCATttataacaattaaaacatgatggAGATGTAGGCTTCTGAAAGGTCCCCAGACCAGCAGTGAACTTTTCCAAGaccacatgttttttttaatttcaagcAGGGCATTTTAGAGATTTCTGCTAAGTATCACAAGTGGTCATCATGGCATCATTTTCAGGTGTCACATAGTGGGTTTAGGTAAGCCAACCCAGGCCATGCCCATAGTCGCAGTTGTTGAATTGTTAAAGGTGAAGTTGAGAGAGAATGGTgctgaaaaatgtggatcagctCAGTGACCCTCCCCTGGATAGAATAGAAAAGAATCAATGTCTATTGCCATTTGCAGGGTCGTACATTGGAATTTTTGTGCGATGCTCTTATGCCAGGATCAGACTACgcaatttttttgtctttcacgACAGTCACTATGTCAGACTAGACAGCCATATTGCCAAAACTTCTTGCTGTCTCTTCGACAGAAGAGTGACAACACTACAAGTATGACACCGACCAGCCCCCAGACTAAGTCCACTCTAcaaaaatataagaaaaaataaaaaaaatacaataaaaatattaagctatataaaataaaatataaagtag is a window from the Perca fluviatilis chromosome 1, GENO_Pfluv_1.0, whole genome shotgun sequence genome containing:
- the LOC120564779 gene encoding uncharacterized protein LOC120564779, producing the protein MNPVDWDAILRTVQKNLDPIHQNYVNDSMENAPRTNNDRDTYCEYSRHTFDAPQSSTGWEGVSPPLSLNLYIKDSEVEDPDGAPLELEEEDPELARKRKELREIEERILLKKAAIALKSVEPLVKKTTLSDSSCNEQSSACKGATLKDRVNVILQQRHPAGFLSKVRSPRERMNSSRLSRDGLLQDHHPLKLRVKALMKHRCSDPCVLPASREATDVPPPPPSRSDTSPAEQQNGVNEGFQLFLSVLNKGVDFDFLNRIVTNDSEDLPLGEELLNIHPAAAENQSDPPFGSESERLNGGVSLPGHSRTNSGERKTDPPSQERSLNETLPDDGEKKDDRGEANSQSRSPSAGKNNKKSEEEKPKVDEQSAQLQNILKTLGLSLEVEEMSKLADRTQERLYGKKHGDRRADRRGEQESQQRGSQRHYSHSSSSSRSTRPRSFSPSPSRRRCSHSKDSKRRSEHSHSREKSRDGPTCQDHNRDRREAQRCRDEDRDGEYLTEISTYQPPYPMYPQPHPSAFSEYSAYSLSQDSEHTAYHSGTYSAATDSYWTHTQDAIPRSLYPSEGPYPQNTYCPFPGSVVAPNVVYPHRRSLKDMNWFVNPDLSQSEGQSGSVSGLRCLQVIKTKTTESNLKQLTSGKMRRGTAESKLKSRRKRWARKKQLRKMAKIAAKQEKQSANSVEVEKALQLDEDDSEAELSEEEKQPPTETEIKANLRKTLELFNQKVKQKVPQPAIFLTPQIE